In the genome of Paracoccus tegillarcae, one region contains:
- a CDS encoding GSCFA domain-containing protein — protein MTHPYSNLPAMAFWRAAVAETAAEAVSDIYRPKFPLPADATVATAGSCFAQHVGQALRRAGLDVLDAEPAPFGLAPDIARKHGFDLYSGRYGNIYTARQMVQLLDEIGAGIPDPAHVWTRKNRFHDAFRPGLDPQGLDSIEEVLAIRNRHLARVGAMLRQADVFVFTLGLTEAWRCRDTGRVYPSCPGVIAGEYDPARHEFVNFRYPEVMQDLAEMRARLQDLNPQMRFVLTVSPVPLAATATGGHVLPATQWSKAVLRAAAGDFADAHADVDYFPSYEIVTNPAAHGAFFAQGLRQVTARGVATAMGAFLSAHGLVTKDAPPEDALSDPDDVICEEALLEAFGK, from the coding sequence ATGACGCATCCCTATTCCAATCTTCCTGCGATGGCCTTCTGGCGCGCTGCGGTGGCCGAAACGGCGGCCGAGGCGGTGTCGGATATCTATCGCCCGAAATTCCCACTGCCCGCTGATGCCACGGTGGCGACGGCGGGCAGTTGCTTTGCACAGCATGTCGGGCAGGCGCTGCGCCGCGCCGGACTGGACGTGCTGGATGCCGAGCCCGCGCCTTTTGGGTTGGCCCCCGATATCGCGCGCAAGCACGGTTTCGATCTGTATTCCGGGCGCTACGGCAATATCTACACGGCGCGGCAGATGGTGCAGTTGCTGGACGAAATCGGTGCCGGGATCCCCGATCCGGCTCATGTCTGGACGCGCAAGAACCGCTTTCACGACGCGTTTCGGCCTGGACTGGACCCGCAGGGGCTGGACAGCATCGAAGAGGTTCTGGCGATCCGCAACAGGCATCTGGCGCGCGTGGGTGCGATGCTGCGGCAGGCGGATGTGTTCGTGTTCACGCTTGGCCTGACCGAGGCCTGGCGCTGCCGCGACACCGGGCGGGTCTATCCCAGCTGTCCCGGCGTCATTGCCGGCGAATACGATCCCGCGCGACATGAATTCGTGAACTTCCGCTATCCCGAGGTCATGCAGGATCTGGCTGAAATGCGGGCACGGTTGCAGGATCTGAACCCGCAGATGCGGTTCGTGCTGACAGTTTCGCCTGTGCCTCTGGCTGCGACGGCAACAGGGGGGCATGTGCTGCCCGCGACGCAATGGTCCAAGGCAGTTTTACGCGCGGCCGCCGGCGATTTCGCCGATGCCCATGCGGACGTCGATTACTTCCCATCCTATGAGATCGTCACCAATCCTGCGGCTCACGGCGCCTTTTTCGCACAGGGGCTGCGACAGGTAACGGCGCGGGGTGTCGCCACGGCAATGGGCGCGTTCCTGTCGGCGCATGGGCTGGTGACCAAGGACGCTCCGCCTGAAGATGCGCTATCCGATCCCGATGACGTCATCTGCGAAGAGGCCCTGCTTGAGGCCTTTGGCAAATGA
- a CDS encoding alkane 1-monooxygenase, with amino-acid sequence MRPDTTPNLPAALPFWLSLGLVPLAALATVNGGWWWLTLPGYAWYLTTGLDAVLGNEDRNPDTEAPASALFWHRAVTLIWPPLQLAVIFGAIWYVTRVADHSGWTMAGLFFGIGVLSGTIGMVYAHELLHQKDATERWLADLLLASVLYSHFRTEHLLVHHSWVSTPRDAVSARYNEGFHRFFWRVLRDGPTSAFRAERNLLARAGRPTTDRRNPFWRYAALQTAMLVLALMLGGWLGLVLFLWQAAVAIWQLELTNYVEHYGLSRKYLGQGRYEHIRPRHSWNAAHKATNWLLINLQRHSDHHYKPDRRYPLLQTYSEDEAPQLPLGYPAMTFLAMIPPLWRRRMNPRVRAWRRQFYPEITDWGPYNRGDLPMPRNAL; translated from the coding sequence ACCGTCAACGGTGGCTGGTGGTGGCTGACCTTGCCCGGATATGCGTGGTATCTGACGACCGGGCTGGATGCGGTTCTGGGCAATGAGGATCGCAATCCCGACACCGAGGCACCGGCATCCGCGCTGTTCTGGCATCGCGCCGTCACCCTGATCTGGCCGCCGCTGCAACTGGCGGTGATCTTCGGCGCGATCTGGTATGTCACGCGCGTCGCGGACCATTCAGGCTGGACGATGGCCGGGCTGTTCTTTGGCATCGGGGTTTTGTCGGGCACCATCGGCATGGTCTATGCACATGAGCTGCTGCACCAAAAGGACGCCACCGAACGTTGGCTGGCCGACCTGCTGCTGGCCTCGGTTCTCTATTCGCATTTCCGCACCGAGCATCTGCTGGTGCATCATAGCTGGGTCTCGACCCCACGCGACGCTGTGTCGGCGCGCTATAATGAAGGCTTTCACCGCTTTTTCTGGCGCGTGCTGCGCGACGGGCCGACCAGTGCCTTTCGCGCGGAACGCAACCTGCTGGCCCGTGCCGGGCGCCCGACCACCGACCGCCGCAACCCGTTCTGGCGCTACGCTGCGCTGCAAACCGCGATGCTGGTTCTGGCCTTGATGCTTGGCGGCTGGCTGGGGCTGGTGTTGTTCCTATGGCAGGCAGCCGTTGCGATCTGGCAGTTAGAGCTGACCAATTATGTCGAACATTACGGACTGAGCCGTAAATACCTGGGCCAGGGCCGCTATGAACATATCAGGCCCCGTCACTCGTGGAATGCCGCGCACAAGGCCACGAATTGGCTGCTGATCAACCTGCAGCGCCACTCGGACCATCACTACAAGCCCGACCGGCGATACCCCCTGCTGCAAACCTATTCCGAGGATGAGGCCCCGCAATTGCCGCTTGGCTATCCGGCGATGACTTTCCTTGCGATGATCCCGCCGCTTTGGCGACGCCGCATGAACCCGCGCGTGCGCGCCTGGAGGCGACAATTCTATCCAGAGATAACCGATTGGGGACCCTATAACCGCGGTGACCTGCCGATGCCGCGCAACGCGCTGTGA